A single region of the Polymorphum gilvum SL003B-26A1 genome encodes:
- a CDS encoding phage morphogenesis protein → MRTAQVDGVNRTMAACVAHAKANHDWQNRTATLEGSIDIADYAAPVSDGVKGTWGSRDVVYALIHETGGVIRAKKAKALTVPMPDGTLRLVKSVTIPARPYLRPAADIEYPKLAGRIRKAYGRRKKKM, encoded by the coding sequence ATGCGGACCGCACAGGTGGACGGCGTCAACCGCACCATGGCGGCCTGCGTCGCCCACGCCAAGGCGAACCACGACTGGCAGAACCGGACGGCGACCCTGGAGGGCTCGATCGACATCGCCGACTATGCCGCGCCCGTCAGCGACGGGGTCAAGGGCACCTGGGGCTCGCGCGACGTGGTCTACGCGCTGATCCACGAGACCGGCGGGGTGATCCGGGCGAAGAAGGCAAAGGCGCTGACCGTGCCGATGCCCGACGGCACGCTGCGCCTGGTCAAGTCGGTGACGATCCCGGCCCGGCCGTATCTCAGGCCGGCGGCCGACATCGAATACCCCAAGCTCGCCGGCCGGATCCGAAAGGCCTACGGAAGGCGGAAGAAAAAGATGTGA
- a CDS encoding spike base protein, RCAP_Rcc01079 family: MAADPYATVAGGPDSFGRKARIVTPAASDIDPIPKAVVLCGPGDITVVPADNADGDTVAFTDVGAGFVPPFRVRRVTAATAVVATIED; the protein is encoded by the coding sequence ATGGCCGCAGATCCCTATGCCACCGTTGCCGGCGGGCCCGACAGCTTCGGCCGCAAGGCGCGGATCGTGACGCCGGCGGCGAGCGACATCGACCCGATCCCGAAGGCCGTGGTGCTGTGCGGGCCGGGCGACATCACCGTGGTGCCGGCCGACAACGCCGACGGCGACACGGTGGCATTCACCGACGTGGGCGCCGGCTTCGTGCCGCCGTTCCGGGTGCGGCGGGTGACGGCGGCGACCGCCGTGGTCGCCACGATCGAGGACTAG
- a CDS encoding phage head spike fiber domain-containing protein gives MPLTLRGIQGRGLTLGRDLDANPLDRLLALPQLAAAGPAYVIDFNRALALETRVPLAGVGAATAGELAQLRAVAMTAALANHSGPAKLLLGRDGNFAATVTDEAPIDWSNGKRQLLLEEARTNQVTSSTSTTSGAWSGSGLVSIGQSRERGGLLLQAFATTGVQFPSINTLASVAMANGERVAVSQYVMAGTAGNCRVHCNTPSGNIFVLFQISGGVVSLGSPGNNTGGAWAHGSNGVVDLGGGLYRLWMVIRNNSGSAAVITVRPHAGIGDFIAHDLAIWLGGVQAEIVAGDDVPPSSLIVTTGAAATRPADSCQLSNLLQAVRAAGHTVFAWRHGSTPVTLSSDTLDNGYWYDGLAAFHSSVDTSAIEALTWDEL, from the coding sequence GTGCCGCTGACGCTGAGGGGGATCCAGGGGCGCGGGCTGACGCTCGGGCGCGACCTGGACGCCAATCCGCTGGATCGCCTGCTGGCCCTGCCGCAGCTGGCGGCGGCCGGCCCCGCCTATGTGATCGACTTCAACCGGGCGCTGGCGCTTGAGACGAGAGTGCCTTTGGCCGGCGTCGGCGCGGCAACGGCGGGCGAGCTGGCGCAGCTGCGGGCCGTTGCGATGACGGCGGCGCTCGCCAATCATTCAGGCCCGGCCAAGCTGCTGCTCGGCCGCGACGGCAACTTTGCCGCCACGGTCACCGACGAGGCGCCGATCGACTGGAGCAACGGCAAGCGGCAGCTGCTGCTTGAGGAGGCGCGGACAAATCAGGTCACCTCGTCCACGAGTACGACGTCAGGCGCGTGGAGCGGCTCTGGCCTTGTATCGATCGGTCAGTCACGGGAGCGCGGAGGGCTCCTGCTGCAGGCGTTTGCCACCACAGGGGTGCAATTTCCGAGCATCAACACCCTCGCAAGCGTGGCGATGGCAAACGGAGAAAGGGTGGCCGTATCGCAGTACGTCATGGCGGGTACCGCCGGCAATTGCCGGGTGCATTGCAACACGCCGTCCGGAAACATCTTTGTACTGTTCCAAATCTCTGGCGGCGTCGTCTCCCTTGGCTCGCCCGGCAATAACACCGGGGGCGCCTGGGCGCACGGCAGCAATGGCGTGGTCGACCTCGGCGGCGGGCTCTATCGCCTGTGGATGGTGATCCGTAACAACTCGGGCTCGGCCGCTGTGATTACTGTCCGACCGCATGCGGGCATCGGAGACTTTATTGCCCACGATCTGGCCATCTGGCTCGGCGGGGTGCAGGCGGAGATCGTCGCGGGTGATGACGTGCCTCCGTCGAGCTTGATCGTGACGACAGGCGCGGCGGCGACGCGACCGGCGGACAGCTGCCAGCTCTCCAACCTGCTGCAGGCCGTCCGGGCAGCCGGGCACACGGTGTTTGCCTGGCGCCACGGCAGCACGCCAGTCACTTTGTCGTCGGACACGCTGGACAACGGCTACTGGTACGACGGGCTTGCCGCATTCCACTCTTCGGTCGACACGAGTGCGATCGAGGCCCTGACCTGGGACGAGCTGTGA